One Heyndrickxia oleronia genomic window, AATAGCTTCTTTTATGACAAAAGAAAAAAAGCTGATTGTTGTCAGCTTTTTTCTTTTGTCATTTTTATTAGTGTTTGAATATCATTCGTTAATTTGTCATATGAAGGTTGATCTGATTGGATATTTGCTTTTATTTTATCGATTAAAGCTGGTGCTCCAGTATTTGTGATCGTTAAAATTTGTACATGCCCATTAAAAGCATCTGTCATCATTTTTTTTGCTTTATCTAAATTATCATCTGAGTAATTTTCTTTATTATTTATCCCTCGCTTTTTCCCAGTCCCTGATTCACCATGTGTCCCGCTAAGAACTTGATTTTGCATGTCGTCATATTGATTAGAAGTCGTTTCATGCTTTGCTCTTGCGAGGATAACGGTATCATCAAGTACAAAAACTTTCACACCTGGAATTCCGGCACCTGATAAACGTGATTCTAAATGGGAAGAAATGCCCCCATCATGTAACCCAGAGCTACCTATCAAGCTATATACATTAGACCCTAATCCATTTGTAATGTTTCCATTTTCATTAGTAGATAATTTTTTGGTGCGGTCAACACTAGGAATTTCATTCACATTTTGATTTAGTTTTGTAGATACATTTTCATTCCTATAGTTGTCATGATTGGTTGATACGTTTCTTGGCTGGTCCGTATTCGTAACCCCTTGTCGATTATTGGCACCTTGTTGACTTGTGCATGCGGCAAGTACAAGAAGTACACCAATCATAGGAACCATCCATTTGCTCCATGTTTGCTTCATTTTCTTAACCTCCTAGATCGATATTATTATTTCAAAAATTAGCGTTCCCAAAATTGTTTAATGTATGAGTAAAAAAAATTAGGTCATATTATAAAAAACACCATAATTACTTTTTTTGAACCTAAATGGTGAAAATTTCAGGAGGTGGAATCACGTGACAGATGAAAAAAACCAAGAAACTCCAGAATCACTCTCAAGACGTCGATTTATTAAAAACACCGGGTATGTTGTTGGTGGTGTCGCTGTTGGTGGGGTGGTTGGAAGTTTATTACCTTTTGGGAATAGAAAAAACGAAAAAGAAACGACTAAAAATAATCAAAAGGTAGCAGGAACTAACGCAGAAAACTTTAATCAGGCATTGATGTATTTTACACAAGAGCAATTCAATATTGTCAATGCAGCAACAGAAAGAATTTTTCCGGAGGATGATAATGGGCCAGGGGCAAAAGCTCTTGGGGTTGCTTTTTTTATTGATCACCAATTAGCTGGTGAATGGGGTTTCAATGGAAGGGAGTATATGCAGCCTCCTTTTTATCACGGAGAAAAAGTTCAGGGTTATCAAGGCAGATTAAAGCGGAGAGAAATATTTGATATCGCATTACAGGAAATACAGAATCATAGCATGGATAAATATAAGAAAAGGTTTGTTGAGCTCTCTGGTGATGAACAGGATGCTGTGTTGAAAGATTTTGAAGAGGATAAGGTGAAGATCACAACAATTTCACCGAGTGGATTCTTTAGTATGCTCAGAAGTGCAACTTTAGAAGGTGTATATAGTGATCCATTGTATGGTGGAAATATCAATATGAATGGATGGAAAATGAGGGATTATCCTGGGAATCAAATGGCGTATGCGGAAATTATTGAACAGGATTTCAAAAAGATTGCTCCTCAAAGTCTTCGAGACCATCTTTCTCACTAATGGAAAAGTAATTTTAAATGAATTTGCATATTAGGAACAGAGGTGAATAAAAATGGCAAAAAAATTGCCAAAAGTAGATGTAGTAGTAGTTGGAGTTGGCTGGGGAGGCGGCATTATCGCGTCCGAATTAACGAAGCAAGGCCTTAATGTGGTCGGATTGGAGAGAGGAAAAGAAAGAAAAACCGAAGATTATTTTATGGTTCATGATGAACTTCGTTATGCGCTACGTTATGAGCTATTCCAAGATCTCTCTAAAGAAACGACTACTTTTCGGGGGAATGAAAAAATACGGGCTCTTCCAATGAGACAATATGGTTCCTTTTTATTAGGAGATGGGTTAGGTGGTGCTGGTGTCCATTGGAATGGACAAACCTATCGTTTTTTACCATATGATTTTGAAATAAAAAGTAAAACCATTGAAAAATATGGTAAGAAGAAAATACCTAATGGAATGACACTTCAGGATTGGGGAATCACTTATGATGAATTGGAACCCTATTTTGATAAATTTGAGAAAATGGCGGGGATTTCTGGGGAGGAAAATCCATTAGCTGGTAAGCGATCGGATAAATATCCAACGCCACCTATGAAGGTTTCACCAGCAATGAAAATGTTTGCGGATGCAGCAAAAAATATGAAATTGCACCCATATAATTCCCCATCTGCAAATCTTTCAAAAGCCTATACGAACCCAGATGGGATTTCTAGAGCGGCTTGTCAATATTGTTCATACTGTGAACGATTTGGATGTGAGTATGGAGCAAAAGCAGACCCTGTTGTAACCGTAATCCCAGTTGCAAAAAAGACGGGTAAGTTTGAAATTAGAACCCATTCCCATGTAAGAAGAATCTTACATAGTGGGAATAAAGCAACAGGTGTGATGTATACAGATGTCACCACTGGTGAGGAAATCGAGCAGCCAGCAGACATTGTTGTTCTAACAAGTTATGTATTCAATAATATTCGTCTATTACTAATGTCTGGTATAGGTAAACCATATGATCCAAAAACAGGTACGGGAGTTATTGGAAAGAATTATTGCTACCAAGTGCTCAAGGGAAGTGCTGTAGGTTTTTATGATAATAAAAAGTTTAATACATTTGCCGGAGCGGGTTCTCTTGGAATGTGTTTAGATGATTATAATGGTGATAACTTTGACCATTCGAATTTAGACTTTTTACATGGTGCAAGAATAGCTTTGTTTCAAAATGGACAAAGACCGATTCAAAATAATGCTGTTCCTAGTGGCACTCCTTCCTGGGGAAAAGAATTTAAGGAAAAGTCTATAAAATATGCAAATTCCTATTTATCTGTTGGTGCAGAAGGTGCATCACTCCCGTTTCAGCATCATTATGTTGATTTAGATCCAACTTATAAGGATGCATTTGGAGATCCATTGCCACGGATTACATTTGATTTTGAGGATCAGGATCGAAATCTTGCTATCTTCATGGCTAAAAAATGTGCAGATATATTAAAAGAAATGGGTGCGGACCATATTGATTATACTAAGGAACTGGGCCCATTTGATAATACAACTTATCAATCTACTCATAATACTGGTGGAGTCATTATGGGAAGTGACCCTGGAACATCGGCTGTAAATAATTATTTGCAAATGTGGGATGTAGATAATTTATTTGTTGTAGGTGCCTCAGCATTTGCTCATAACTCAGGATACAATCCGACTGGTACGGTAGGGGCTTTATCCTATCGCGCAGCCGAGGGAATTTTGAAATATCATAAATCAGGTGGTTCACTCGCATAAACAAAAGGAGGATTGCTATGTTTTTATCTAATATCGGAATCCCAGGACTTATTATTATACTGGTGATCACATTAATTATTTTTGGACCAAAAAAATTACCTGAAATTGGTTCAGCATTTGGAAAAACGTTATCTGAATTTAAGAGAACAGCAAATACAATTATGAGTGATGAAGTCGTTGAGGAAAAAAATGTAAAAAGTGAAAACCAGGTAGAGAAATAAGCTCATTTAGACTCTAGATTGATAGAAGAGTAAAGAATCCTGGGAGGAAATAGGATTAAGCTAATCGTTGCTATACTATTTATAAGGGGTTTATCGATTCTAAGAGTTATTAATAAAGGAGATGGATTTCATTGTCAGAAGATCTCCAATCCAATGTAGAAAAAGATGAAGCTACGCTAGAGCATTTTACAGAATTACGTAAAATATTATTACAATCAGCATTGTTCTTTGCAGTCATGTTTATTGGATTTTTAGTTTTTATGCCAAAGGTATTGCCGTTATTATCCAATGGATATGATATCGTTTTGATGGGGCCGTTAGATGTCATTCGTTTTTACACGGGTGTTGCAGGAGCACTGGCTATAGGACTTACTGTTCCTTTTATGGGTTATCAAATATGGAGGTTTGTGAAGCCAGGACTTACACCAACTGAAAGTAGAATAACCTTGACCTATGTTCCAGCCATTTCAATTAGCTTTATAATGGGGATTTCTTTTGGTTATTTTATTGTCTTTCCCGTGTTATTTAAGTTCTTAATGAATTTAGGGCAACAATCCTTTCACGTTTTGATTACAGCAAGAGAATATTTTCTGTTTTTATTAACATCAACCCTTTCATTAGGAATCCTATTCGAATTGCCGATTGTGATGGTATTTTTGACATCAATTGGATTTTTAACTCCGACGAAGTTGAAACAAATACGCAAATTTGCGTATATTGTCCTTGCCATCATATCAGCACTAATTACGCCACCAGATTTTATTAGTCAAATTTTAGTGTTGACACCGCTAGTTGTTCTATATGAACTCGGCATTTATCTTTCTATCCTTTCCTTTAAGAAGAGGATGAGAAAAGAAGCCGTTCTGAATCCATAAGAAAAGAAGGGACTATCTAAAGATAGTCCCTTCTTAGTTTATTGTAAAAAGATTTTTTCTATATCGTCTAGCATAAGGTTTGCAGCAAGAACTCCACCTGCTGTATTCCAAATATCATCATTTACCTTATGCACATTTCCAGCTTTTGCAACTTTTAAATTTTTAAATAGTGGGTCATTAATCCAATCCTTTTCAAGAGTAGATGCTTCGCCATCACCAGTTTCATAAGTGAAGTAGAATAGTATGTCTCCATCCATAGCTGGGATTCTTTCCTTTGTTAAATTTCTTTCCGCAAAGTCATCTTTATTTTGATCACCAGGACGATTAAATCCAAGTTCATCTAAAATTACTCCTGCAAATGTATCTTTATGATAAATTCGAACATCTCCAGTCATAAAACGAACAAGAGAAACGTTCATTTTTAATTTATCACCTAATTTCTCTTTTAAATCAGCAATTCTTTGATCATAGTTCTGTAATACTTCTTTTCCTTTTTCTTCTTTATTTAATGTCTTCGCATATAGCTCAAAGTTTTCTTTCCAATCACCACGTAATGTTTCTGCAAAAACAGTAGGAGCGATTTCTTTTAATTGGTTATAAATTTTTTCCTGACGCATTTTATTTCCAATAATGAGGTCTGGGTGTAGTTTAGCAATAGCTTCAACATTTACTTCGCTTTCAGTTCCGACAACTTCAGTATCTTTTAATTGATCACTAATATGCTTATACCAAGGGTCAC contains:
- a CDS encoding gluconate 2-dehydrogenase subunit 3 family protein, with the translated sequence MTDEKNQETPESLSRRRFIKNTGYVVGGVAVGGVVGSLLPFGNRKNEKETTKNNQKVAGTNAENFNQALMYFTQEQFNIVNAATERIFPEDDNGPGAKALGVAFFIDHQLAGEWGFNGREYMQPPFYHGEKVQGYQGRLKRREIFDIALQEIQNHSMDKYKKRFVELSGDEQDAVLKDFEEDKVKITTISPSGFFSMLRSATLEGVYSDPLYGGNINMNGWKMRDYPGNQMAYAEIIEQDFKKIAPQSLRDHLSH
- a CDS encoding GMC family oxidoreductase, with amino-acid sequence MAKKLPKVDVVVVGVGWGGGIIASELTKQGLNVVGLERGKERKTEDYFMVHDELRYALRYELFQDLSKETTTFRGNEKIRALPMRQYGSFLLGDGLGGAGVHWNGQTYRFLPYDFEIKSKTIEKYGKKKIPNGMTLQDWGITYDELEPYFDKFEKMAGISGEENPLAGKRSDKYPTPPMKVSPAMKMFADAAKNMKLHPYNSPSANLSKAYTNPDGISRAACQYCSYCERFGCEYGAKADPVVTVIPVAKKTGKFEIRTHSHVRRILHSGNKATGVMYTDVTTGEEIEQPADIVVLTSYVFNNIRLLLMSGIGKPYDPKTGTGVIGKNYCYQVLKGSAVGFYDNKKFNTFAGAGSLGMCLDDYNGDNFDHSNLDFLHGARIALFQNGQRPIQNNAVPSGTPSWGKEFKEKSIKYANSYLSVGAEGASLPFQHHYVDLDPTYKDAFGDPLPRITFDFEDQDRNLAIFMAKKCADILKEMGADHIDYTKELGPFDNTTYQSTHNTGGVIMGSDPGTSAVNNYLQMWDVDNLFVVGASAFAHNSGYNPTGTVGALSYRAAEGILKYHKSGGSLA
- the tatA gene encoding twin-arginine translocase TatA/TatE family subunit translates to MFLSNIGIPGLIIILVITLIIFGPKKLPEIGSAFGKTLSEFKRTANTIMSDEVVEEKNVKSENQVEK
- the tatC gene encoding twin-arginine translocase subunit TatC, producing the protein MSEDLQSNVEKDEATLEHFTELRKILLQSALFFAVMFIGFLVFMPKVLPLLSNGYDIVLMGPLDVIRFYTGVAGALAIGLTVPFMGYQIWRFVKPGLTPTESRITLTYVPAISISFIMGISFGYFIVFPVLFKFLMNLGQQSFHVLITAREYFLFLLTSTLSLGILFELPIVMVFLTSIGFLTPTKLKQIRKFAYIVLAIISALITPPDFISQILVLTPLVVLYELGIYLSILSFKKRMRKEAVLNP
- a CDS encoding ABC transporter substrate-binding protein, producing MKKMRLIVSLLSIIAIFVLAACGNKENNSTDNSKESKKGNEASYTVEHAMGKTTIKGTPKRVVILTNEGTEALLAMGVTPVGAVKSWTGDPWYKHISDQLKDTEVVGTESEVNVEAIAKLHPDLIIGNKMRQEKIYNQLKEIAPTVFAETLRGDWKENFELYAKTLNKEEKGKEVLQNYDQRIADLKEKLGDKLKMNVSLVRFMTGDVRIYHKDTFAGVILDELGFNRPGDQNKDDFAERNLTKERIPAMDGDILFYFTYETGDGEASTLEKDWINDPLFKNLKVAKAGNVHKVNDDIWNTAGGVLAANLMLDDIEKIFLQ